A window of the Lycium ferocissimum isolate CSIRO_LF1 unplaced genomic scaffold, AGI_CSIRO_Lferr_CH_V1 ctg3086, whole genome shotgun sequence genome harbors these coding sequences:
- the LOC132043950 gene encoding 3-isopropylmalate dehydratase large subunit, chloroplastic-like yields MASSAIASSSTPFINKKDVGLSAFSSQPSFSVQTARKRVSKKIVSVMSPQQTERKPATTGSVKTGMTMTEKIFAKASEKPEVSPGDNVWVNVDVLMTHDVCGPGSIGIFKKEFGQNAKVWDREKLVIIPDHYIFTTDERANRNVDILRDFCTEQNIKYFYDIKDLGNFRANPDYKGVCHVALAQEGHCRPGEVLLGTDSHTCTAGAFGQFATGIGNTDAGFVLGTGKILLKVPPTLRFVMDGEMPDYLLAKDLILQIIGEISVAGATYKAMEFVGSTVESLTMEERMTLCNMVVEAGGKNGIIPADKTTYDYLEGRTSVPYEPVYSDGGARYLKEYRFDVSKLEPLVAKPHSPDNRALARECKDVKIDRVYIGSCTGGKTEDFMAAAKVFLASGKKVKVPTFLVPATQKVWMDVYSLPVPGSGGKTCSQIFEEAGCDTPASPSCGACLGGPKDTYARMNEAQVCVSTTNRNFPGRMGHKEGQIYLASPYTAAASALTGYVTDPREFLQ; encoded by the exons ATGGCATCTTCAGCTATTGCTTCAAGTTCTACACCTTTCATCAATAAg AAAGATGTGGGTCTATCTGCTTTCTCTTCACAACCTTCATTTTCCGTTCAAACTGCTCGGAAAAGGGTTTCCAAGAAAATCGTTTCTGTGATGTCACCACAACAGACTGAGCGAAAACCTGCCACCACTGGATCA GTAAAGACTGGGATGACCATGACAGAGAAGATATTTGCTAAGGCTTCTGAGAAGCCTGAAGTGAGCCCTGGTGACAATGTTTGGGTAAATGTTGATGTTCTGATGACCCATGATGTCTGTGGGCCTGGCTCTATTGGAATTTTTAAGAAAGAGTTTGGGCAGAATGCTAAG GTCTGGGATCGTGAAAAGCTTGTCATTATACCTGACCATTACATATTCACGACTGATGAACGAGCAAACCGTAACGTGGATATCTTGAGGGATTTCTGCACTGAACAAAATATTAAGTACTTCTATGACATTAAAGATCTGGGAAACTTCCGC GCTAATCCTGATTACAAGGGTGTTTGCCATGTTGCTCTTGCACAAGAAGGTCACTGCAGACCCGGAGAG GTTTTGCTGGGTACAGATTCCCACACATGTACTGCTGGAGCTTTCGGGCAATTTGCCACTGGAATTGGAAATACTGATGCAGGTTTTGTGTTGGGTACTGGCAAGATTCTGCTCAAG GTGCCTCCAACTCTGAGATTTGTAATGGATGGTGAGATGCCCGATTACTTGCTTGCTAAGGACTTGATTTTGCAA ATTATTGGTGAAATTTCTGTGGCTGGTGCTACTTATAAAGCAATGGAGTTTGTTGGCTCGACCGTTGAAAGTTTGACG ATGGAAGAAAGAATGACATTATGCAACATGGTTGTTGAAGCTGGTGGAAAGAACGGTATCATCCCAGCTGATAAAACAACATATGACTATCTCGAG GGCAGGACTTCTGTGCCCTATGAACCTGTTTATAGTGATGGAGGAGCCAG ATATCTTAAGGAGTACAGATTCGATGTTTCCAAGTTGGAGCCCTTAGTGGCTAAG CCTCATTCTCCTGATAATCGTGCTTTGGCAAGAGAATGCAAAGATGTTAAAATCGACAGAGTATATATCGGATCTTGTACTGGGGGAAAAACAGAGGACTTCATGGCTGCTGCAAAAGTTTTTCTAGCTTCT GGAAAGAAGGTAAAGGTTCCAACTTTTCTTGTTCCTGCTACGCAAAAG GTATGGATGGATGTATATAGCCTCCCAGTTCCAGGATCCGGCGGCAAAACATGTTCCCAGATTTTTGAGGAGGCAGGTTGCGATACACCTGCAAGTCCTAGTTGTGGTGCTTGTTTGGGTGGCCCTAAAGATACCTATGCACGCATGAATGAGGCTCAG GTCTGTGTATCAACCACGAATAGGAACTTCCCTGGTCGAATGGGACACAAGGAAGGCCAGATTTATCTTGCGTCCCCGTATACAGCTGCGGCATCAGCATTGACCGGTTATGTCACTGATCCCCGAGAGTTTTTGCAGTGA
- the LOC132043943 gene encoding uncharacterized protein LOC132043943, with amino-acid sequence MKMPPISKNMGIMKPFQLLEINVISAQDLEPLSKKMKTYAAAWIHPTRKLATGVDVEGGNNPTWNDKFVFRVDEEFLRQDNSAVHIEIYSVHWFRDSLVGTVRVLVGNLIPPIRTHHRTHHLGMRFVALQVRRPSGRPQGILNIGVALLDGSMRSMPLYRRMSTSAVGYRDLMEEDTHLLRNNEIKQNSTNTTTNNNNISNTNDDDNNNVATLKPILRRTKSERSERVAFDDISMGNSSIVAIPSKTKVKDQDKESSILSISFEPPTHMMRKKGKASSVISEADLIKEKSRIEGKKGKASSVLSDSIVSKGSSIYDRPNNEKPKPKLKLIELEMGPKDEPTSGPPTTKVIDEQSVTKPIMKNSGNEFGGPKGPMQNGKFVYGGPLSESEIGPSASELAAALLVDEKRYPLLDDKKSSVLDGWSLDESTEGLRSKLERWRTELPPVYDRGTGSSSYRSTGRHGRRRSDGGSSLFSCFGNICGYECQCICGKPQKRSHNNKYKSPSTASRSWL; translated from the exons ATGAAAATGCCGCCAATTTCCAAGAACATGGGGATCATGAAACCGTTCCAACTCTTGGAAATAAACGTCATTTCAGCACAGGACTTGGAACCCTTGTCCAAGAAAATGAAAACCTACGCTGCCGCATGGATCCACCCTACACGGAAACTCGCCACGGGTGTTGATGTCGAAGGTGGCAACAACCCTACATGGAACGACAAGTTTGTTTTTCGTGTGGACGAGGAATTCCTTCGACAGGACAACTCCGCCGTCCACATTGAGATTTATTCCGTCCATTGGTTCCGGGACTCTCTCGTCGGAACGGTTCGTGTCCTCGTCGGAAACCTAATCCCTCCTATTCGAACTCACCACCGTACTCACCATCTTGGAATGCGTTTTGTTGCACTTCAg GTTCGTCGTCCATCAGGGCGTCCTCAGGGTATACTGAATATTGGTGTGGCGTTGCTCGATGGCTCGATGAGAAGTATGCCATTGTACAGACGAATGAGCACGTCAGCAGTTGGATATCGCGATTTAATGGAGGAAGACACACATCTTCTACGCAATAACGAGATCAAACAGAACAGCACcaacaccaccaccaacaacaataacatcagtAACACCAACGACGACGACAACAACAATGTTGCTACTTTAAAACCTATATTACGTCGGACAAAGAGTGAACGTAGCGAACGTGTCGCATTCGATGACATTTCCATGGGTAATAGTTCAATAGTTGCAATTCCCTCAAAAACAAAGGTTAAAGATCAAGACAAAGAGAGTTCAATACTTAGTATTTCATTTGAGCCTCCAACTCATATGATGAGAAAAAAGGGGAAAGCAAGTTCGGTTATTAGTGAAGCAGATCTAATAAAGGAGAAATCAAGAATAGAAGGTAAAAAAGGTAAGGCAAGTTCTGTTCTTAGTGATTCAATTGTGAGCaaagggtcatctatttatgatAGGCCCAATAATGAAAAGCCCAAGCCCAAACTCAAActtattgagttggaaatggGGCCCAAAGATGAGCCCACAAGTGGCCCACCAACAACTAAAGTTATTGATGAACAGTCTGTTACAAAGCCCATTATGAAGAATAGTGGAAATGAGTTTGGAGGCCCAAAAGGACCAATGCAGAATGGCAAGTTTGTGTATGGAGGCCCATTATCTGAATCAGAAATTGGGCCTTCAGCATCTGAATTGGCTGCTGCATTATTGGTTGATGAAAAGAGATATCCATTATTAGATGACAAAAAGAGCTCAGTGTTGGATGGTTGGAGCCTCGACGAGAGCACCGAGGGGCTCCGGTCCAAGCTCGAGAGGTGGAGGACCGAACTTCCGCCAGTATACGACCGAGGGACTGGCTCGAGCAGCTACCGTTCGACCGGGCGTCACGGGAGAAGGCGTTCGGATGGAGGGAGTAGCTTGTTTTCTTGCTTTGGTAATATTTGTGGGTATGAATGTCAATGCATTTGTGGGAAGCCTCAAAAGAGAAGTCATAACAACAAGTACAAAAGCCCATCAACTGCTAGCAGATCATGGCTTTGA